The region TCAAAATTCTCAAGAAGAACAATTAACGAAATTAACTATGAGCTTTCACCATCACCGTTAGAGCCATGGCAGCCTTCGCCAAGCTCCAACGCCTCTTGCACCACCACCTGTGCGTGACTGCAATGTCACTGGAATTTTCTCCTCATCTCCTCCGTATCTCGCTTCGTCATCCTCCTCACCTTCTTCGTTTGACTCGAACAACATGTTCTGTTGACTAGTCATTGCAGTAGCTCCAATTGAACCCTAGGTCATTTCAACGAGTTGCTTGGCGACGTCAAATTGGCGAACCCTTGCCATGGAATCGATGAGGAGGTGTATGAAACGTGGATTGGGAAGGGTTTTTGCGTAGTGGAAGGAGAGGACTATCTTTGATTGGTGTGTTAAGTAGATGAGAGTTTGAAAGCGGAAGTCGCGACGAAAATGATAGACCATTAAAAGATTCTATACTTGTTATGGGCTCAATAGGTGTAGAAATTCTTCTCTCGTAATACAAAAATGCAATGGATCCCTTTCTATTGGCCCAACAGtaatttcttcatcttttatACCGGTGGATTTGAACAGATataatatatagttataaaaagTCAATTTTGCACTAGTGAAGTAATGGTCttcaatcaattttagacgatTTAGTAATGATTTCGCAATTCTATTTTGAGTATCAACATGCTACTGGAACACTTACAGTATCTTGATCTTGGATTATTTTATCTTTCCGGAAAAATCCCATGTCAAATTGGGAATCTCAAAAAGCTACAATATCTCAGCCTTGGAAGTAACACTCCTCCGCACAGAAGGACAATGCCAAACTATGCTTCAATTTCACTTTCTGGTGCATTCCCTTTTCGCGTAGGGAATCTTCCGTTCTTGCATACTCTTCGACTAGTTGGAAATTTCGATATAAAAGCTAAGGATGCCCACTGGCTGTCTACTCTCCGTTCCTTAACAACTCTTGAGCTGAGTTCATTGCATAGTCTTAGTTCCTCTCACCACTGGCTACCAAGTATTAGTAAGTTCATTCCAAACTTAACAAAGTTGAGGCTAATAAATTGTGATCTTTTAGATAATGATATTCAATCTTTGTTCCTTTCTCATTCTCCTAACTTTTCCAGTTCTCTTAACATCCTAGATCTATCTTCTAACATCTTGACATCATCCACACTTCAACTCTTGTGTAACTTTAGCCTTCATCTTCAGGAGCTTTATCTTCCTCACAATAATATAGCTCTATCACCATCTCTGTGTCAAAATTTCCCAACTCTTAAGATCCTCGACCTCTCTTATAATAATCTAGTGTCTTCAATGTTTTTAGGGAATTTTAACATCAGCTTCAAATTGCAAGAGCTTCATGTTGTAAACTGCATTATTATAGATAGCAGTTTCCTTGTTTCTTCGGCTTCTACCATGAATTCTTTGTCTTCTCTTCTCTACCTTGATCTATCAGATAACTTATTAAACACATGCTTTGTATTTCACTGGCTTTCTAACTTCACTACCAATCTACGCACCCTTTACCTTGATTATAATTTCTTGGAAGGTCCCATTCCAGATGAATTTGGGAAAGCGATGAACTTTCTTGAATATCTTTCGCTCTCCAATAACAAACTCCAAGGCAAAGCTCAGTCTTTCTTTGGGATCATGTGCAAATTACAGAGCTTAGACCTCTCAGTAAACAAGTTGAATGGTAAATTTCCAAGCTTTATTCAAAATTCATCACGGTGCAACATAGACATCATTCGAGAGTTGAATTTATCTTATAACCAAATTAGTGGCAAGATACCTAATAGCATCAAAATGTTATCTGAGTTGGAGATTTTGTCATTGGAGGGGAATTCTTTGGAGGGTGATGTCACTGAATCtcatatttctaatttttccaaATTGAATTACTTAGACTTGTCACACAATTCATTGTCTCTAAAATTTGTCTCTGGTTGGATTCCTCCTTTTCAATTAAGTTACTTGCGTCTTGCATCTTACAAACTAGGTCCGAGGTTTCCTAGTTGGCTCAAGTCCCAAAATTCCTTATTCCTATTAGATCTATCTGATAATGGGCTGAATGATTCAGTACTAGACTCATTTTGGACCAAGTTGCGAACTCTGTACACTTTGAATGTTCTCACAATAATCTCATTGGTTCAATTCCTAATATGACATTGAAGCTTCCTTTCAGaccacatataaatttaaattcaaatagaaATAAGGAATTGAAGAGTCAGTTAGCCTGAGTGTTTGAGAGTTGAAAAAAGTGTGAGTGATGGCCAACATGGTGGGAAGAGTTTGGCAAGGGAGGAAATTGATGAGGATGAGATGTTGCTGACAAGGAGCTCAGATACCGAGCTTAGTCCAAGCTATAACATAGATGCCGAGTTTTGGGTCTGGTATCTAGACACTAGAGCTAGTAGCTGTAACATCCCATcagaatattactaatttataaataaataattggaataaataaaacaacgcatttaataatacctcattttcccaaaacgcgggaaaatttaaagctttattaattGAGCGGATAATTTTAAAGCGCCCATTACAAAACTAAAACCACGATGACATCAagtcacccatcagggtttacaattgttttcaaaaacaaataaatacatataaaagtttcccaagtcaatcccctctccgcgactaagctgcaccagagccacctgcatcaccaacatctgctcccgtgtaccgcgtacacgatcatcgccacacacacgcagatagggtgagcttagcagataaaatcactatacaaagctataaacatatatatatatatatatatatatatatatatatatatatatatatatatatatatatatatatatataaacatatatcaACATGCATACATATCACAACACTTAACTTAACTTTCCACATTACCCTATATTTCTATTCCTGCAATCCGATTCCCAATACGTTTATTTGTGTTCTACATCGTCTgatgattacttcaaggtgacttgctgccatacctatcggccacaaccgatagagcacgtgcgggaaaacatgctacggatcatacaccgcaacgccaggtagagttcccatatacgaacaaagcccgtatcgtcccaagactaccaaactcgtcagccaacaactgaggagggcaatctatctggacccatccgtactggccacaaccagcacactcataccggcaacactcgccaacccgagccacaactcaagggtttctcgtgttcatccgccatcccgagccacaactcaagagatgctattccgagccacaactcaaggaataccacgtgcttagcccctatcccgagccacaactcaagggatacgttccgagccacaactcaaggaactccagcaaccTCACCTCTAAAGCACCATTAGACGCCACATAGATCACACATACACAATCCAACTTCAAAGCTGCAACAGTgtgaatcgcctggcgggggacacgtgccgccaggcgctaccagcttccagaccgcctggcgggggacacgtaccgccaggcgccaagcgcctttTAAATTGTTCACGCAACAGTgaccgcctggcggaactgTCTCTGCCGCCAGGCGCACCAAACCCTAAGACTCCTCTGTGATCCCGCTACCGCCTGGTGGTTCCACATCACCGTTGGGCGCCAACACTTATAAGACATTCCTGTTTCATACTATCGCCTGGCGATTCAGTctacaccgctaggcgctacactagtaatgtgacactactagttttaggtactctaattcatttcctagaattcaaccatttaattctcaaacatccagaaatcaacatacacattcatatattccaaattacaacatcacaacacatatgcatctttcaagtataagcacacattcctctcttttataattcatatatacttacctcttaaatcaattccaacacactttattttccccttctcaatttcccaaccctttgcatgcttacaattccattacatttaaagtatgattatcattgttcctgcagagaacaaataagaagtCAGGCATAAGAGTCACCTTACCaagtagtccgctatctcctcagttggcctcttcccattcgatacatgtcggcttgaacccaggaggggttacctgcagaagaatctccgaagctcaagtaagtcaaagctctcagggagtcaaatcaacaattaatgaatgcgtaccttttaatgatggggtccacgtgtatttatagaatattaatGGTGTCTGACTATTGTATGGGCTGGGTTTAGtcttgggccccagcttgggccccagcttgggccatgagagGGCCTGGTCCTAAAACAGGTCTTAGAGGTCTATTGAGGATAGGGTATTGATGTTGTTTAACTTTCTAGGCAAGTGGTCGGTTTCGGCCGGCTACctgcctagatggcttgtgctggtggtgtccgggtactagataGTATGTGGTTTTGACGTGTGTactatttacttgattgagtttggctaggtacggtacaccagtcccccagccttgtccgatatgggttgtcggtcaaggatgacatgtgttggtgaactagcaaaaccggttaggtgtgatacaccagtcccccagccttgtccgatatgggttgtcggtcaaggatgacatgtgttggtgaactagcaaaatcggctaggtgtgatacaccagtcccccagcctttaagtgtggtgaacagtgttaaggcttagaagtgtcagaaggtaggtgaaagggcgtcaggtggtcacatcgttaaacttttggcgccgtcgttttttatgtgtcatatctttcataatgatggtgtcgattggtctggggtttcattttggcgggaagagtttaAGTCGTTTGGGGTCGcggactataaatatgggtttgaaagCAGCTGAGGGTtcacttggttcatttgcgagtttcgaaatcagagatcttgtgcgcattatattgtccgactagttcccaaattccgccgacatctttccgtaaaaactcaaacaggtatgtctagtagcgatagctcatcgttatctacgtctagtagtagtcaaagtactgagtcggataggagtaAAGATGACCGACTTCGTGGAGAGGGTGTGAGTGCTGGAGTTGGCACAAGCGGGGTGCCAATGGAGGTGGTGAGGGAGGTCCGAGAAGATCCTCCTGAAGAGCtggaggagagtaactggccggctaAGGGCGGTTATGCGTGGGTTGCATCTGATGTTCGTGACCAGTGATCACTGTTtaggtggtctcgtctgctgaaTTCCTGGCTAAACTGTACACCCGTCATATCTAGGGGGGTCAGTGGAGATATTGTTTCATTGGAAAGAGTGAGCgccatcgaccgggtatgccacgggcaagaaggggctaccgagaagttcttttatatgtacatgtgccatttttctcagcttcataTACGACTACCTTTCGACGACTTTACTATGGGCGTGCTGCGGGCtttgaatgtggcgcctactcagctACACCCTAATAGTTGGGCTTACTTACAGGCCTTCCGTATTCTGTGCGAGTCgttgtacttggagccttcaccCTATGcgttcttatatttttatgacaccagaCCCCGGAGGCCGGCTACCTGGCTGTCATTGATTAGTCGTCCTAGCATTAGTAGTGTGGATGCATTCTCCtaatctttcaagcacttcaaggacgGATACTTCAAGGTTGTAGTGAAGGAGGGAGGCGAGCCGTATTttctgaatgcggatgggagtacaaaattcccttttagttggaccaataacccttcgcgttacaaggatatgggagtggaggagttgtcgtctggagacaaggaggtggttgggatgttgttaagatttgtggataagttgcccactaagggcttagttagggtttataattcggtgcatccgattatagatattgaaggtatctgtttattacttaagctgtgttaatgatgctaagttgttttgatccgagttgtgatatgttattacagggcatatggcgcaatctggcaagaagaacttggcgctctttcaagcactgaggaaggagatggccgccaaggccaaggaggctgggaaagCTGGTATTCCCAATCTGCAGGAATCCATGGTGGAAGTTCATGTACATGGCGGCACGAAGAGGAgggctgagcttccgcctcgacctGGGAAGGGTAAGGATGTAAAGAAGATAAGGGCAGCTATCCTTGGGTCAGGTGATGGGGCGGGATCGGCCAGCGGGGAGAAGTTGCCGGAGGCCGGGCTAattgagttgccggagatatccgtgaggaaggatatCTCAATCAACTTGCCCGATACTGTTGTGAACTCTATCGATAATATGGAGGTTGACCATATTGTGAGGACCATGGTTGAATTTGGGAGTAAGGCATTAATGTTGGGTAGGCGTGTGGGGtccctttacagaagggaagtgaaggaggtgggggagttgcagggtaaggtggacaagctggcggaggagaaggcggcgttggagaaggagaaggaagggtggGAAGCTGAGAGGAAGAGGTTGGTGTCATGGAAGGTTCGTTGTTTAGATTCTGAGGAGAAATTGAATAAGCGTATAGGGGAGCTGGAGGAAGACTATGAGGATCTAAAGGACAAGTATGACGGGGTTGTCGGTGAGTTGGATGACTTGAAGAACAGTGTTATTCAGGAGCACATaaatggttttgagaaggggttgcggcaggcggccttcttctataAGGATGTGGATGCCCTGGATTCAAGGTTCGATGTggataaagatgtggttggTGGAAAGCTGGTAggggaggatgaagagggtggGGAAGAGGTTAGGAATGAAGCGGCCGAGGCAGAGAAAGATGTGGATGTGACCGTGGAGGGTGATGGCAACAAAGCAGCTTAGGATGTAGTTTTAATGTTGTTCTATTTCGCAATgaatcctaagtctgtaataactcgtacaatattttgacttgtttttaatgtgatgcatattgtggatatatatgttttgtggttgttgatgCTAGCGTATGTTGATAGGAATATGCGATATGTTGTGTTGTATGCGTATTTACCTAGGGGAACATTGTTTTCGTTTGTATGTTAagcacgagtaaagggtgtttgacccaggccgcttacttgtggtaagggtggggaacttaaacgaatcaaacACAAGtgaagggtgttcgacccagg is a window of Vigna unguiculata cultivar IT97K-499-35 chromosome 4, ASM411807v1, whole genome shotgun sequence DNA encoding:
- the LOC114180785 gene encoding receptor-like protein EIX1, which translates into the protein MLLEHLQYLDLGLFYLSGKIPCQIGNLKKLQYLSLGSNTPPHRRTMPNYASISLSGAFPFRVGNLPFLHTLRLVGNFDIKAKDAHWLSTLRSLTTLELSSLHSLSSSHHWLPSISKFIPNLTKLRLINCDLLDNDIQSLFLSHSPNFSSSLNILDLSSNILTSSTLQLLCNFSLHLQELYLPHNNIALSPSLCQNFPTLKILDLSYNNLVSSMFLGNFNISFKLQELHVVNCIIIDSSFLVSSASTMNSLSSLLYLDLSDNLLNTCFVFHWLSNFTTNLRTLYLDYNFLEGPIPDEFGKAMNFLEYLSLSNNKLQGKAQSFFGIMCKLQSLDLSVNKLNGKFPSFIQNSSRCNIDIIRELNLSYNQISGKIPNSIKMLSELEILSLEGNSLEGDVTESHISNFSKLNYLDLSHNSLSLKFVSGWIPPFQLSYLRLASYKLGPRFPSWLKSQNSLFLLDLSDNGLNDSVLDSFWTKLRTLYTLNVLTIISLVQFLI